In one window of Bemisia tabaci chromosome 6, PGI_BMITA_v3 DNA:
- the cry gene encoding cryptochrome-1 gives MSEDRSPRVSVLWFRHGLRIHDNPALLRALEDTDIFYPVFIFDGESAGTKLISYNRMKFLLESLEDLDNQFRAKGGKLYVFFGSPIEIFAKFKAHLNFYKLTFEQDCEPIWQARDSSVKKLCDDLDIIWDESISHTLWDPREIIDTNGGSPPLTYSMFLHTVSVIGPPPRPVEDPCWDGIKFGVLPESLKRELDVRDKIPVPADFNLKPELKQSEYTIEWFGGENQALSNLRKRIAVEEKAFRQGFCQPNQTQPDLLGPPTSQSAALRYGCLSVRKFFWALHDTFSDVHNMPSNSNITSQLIWREYFYTMSVDNKYYAEMARNPVCLNIPWSSVKDETAKANLKAWEDGKTGYPFIDALMRQLKQEGWIHHIGRNAVSSFLTRGDLWISWEEGLRHFLRYLLDADWSVCAGNWMWVSSSAFEKLLDCNFCICPVNYGRRLDPYGEFVKRYVPELQKMPVEYVYEPWRAPLEVQEHANCVIGRDYPKRIVDHNVVSHENKEKMKEICKSLKVRTPHCAPSDELEIRQYMWLPDSCTSHLSTLK, from the exons GCTCTCGAGGATACAGACATCTTTTAtcctgtatttatttttgatggaGAAAGTGCTG GCACCAAACTCATTAGTTACAATCGAATGAAGTTTTTGTTAGAGTCTCTAGAAGATCTGGACAATCAGTTTCGAGCCAAAGGAGGAAAGCTCTACGTCTTCTTCGGGTcaccaattgaaatttttgctaaATTCAAAGCCCATCTCAATTTCTACAAACTGACTTTTGAGCAG GATTGTGAGCCTATTTGGCAAGCAAGAGACAgttctgtgaaaaaattatgCGACGATTTGGATATCATTTGGGATGAAAGTATCTCGCACACATTGTGGGACCCCAGAGAAATAATTGACACAAACGGAGGTTCACCACCATTAACGTACTCTATGTTTCTT CACACTGTGTCTGTGATTGGGCCCCCACCGAGACCGGTTGAGGATCCTTGTTGGGATGGAATAAAGTTTGGTGTGCTACCAGAGAGTTTGAAGCGTGAACTTGAT GTCAGAGACAAGATTCCTGTTCCAGCCGATTTTAACCTCAAACCGGAATTGAAGCAGTCGGAATACACTATTGAATGGTTCGGCGGGGAAAATCAAGCTCTGTCCAATTTGCGGAAGAGAATTGCTGTGGAGGAGAAAGCTTTTCGACAAGGATTTTGTCAACCGAACCAAACTCAGCCGGATTTGCTTGGTCCCCCAACAAGTCAGTCTGCAGCATTAAGATATGGATGCTTGTCTGTTCGGAA gTTTTTCTGGGCTCTTCATGACACATTCAGCGATGTTCACAACATGCCATCCAACTCCAACATCACAAGTCAACTTATCTGGAGAGAATATTTCTACACCATGTCTGTTGATAATAAGTACTATGCAGAAATGGCACGGAACCCTGTTTGTCTGAACATCCCATGGTCATCAGTGAAAGACGAGACAGCTAAGGCCAATCTCAAGGCATGGGAAGATGGAAAAACTGGCTACCCATTCATTGATGCCTTAATGCGACAATTAAAGCAG GAGGGTTGGATTCATCACATCGGACGTAATGCTGTCTCAAGTTTCTTAACTCGAGGAGATCTTTGGATATCCTGGGAAGAAGGTCTTCGCCATTTTTTACGCTACCTACTGGATGCTGATTGGTCTGTTTGCGCTGGGAATTGGATGTGGGTCTCAAGCTCTGCTTTTGAAAAGTTGTtggattgcaatttttgtatctgTCCAGTTAATTATGGTCGACGACTTGATCCATACGGAGAGTTTGTCAA GCGTTATGTACCAGAATTGCAGAAAATGCCGGTTGAGTATGTTTATGAGCCGTGGAGGGCACCATTGGAAGTTCAAGAGCATGCAAATTGTGTTATTGGTCGAGACTATCCGAAAAGAATTGTTGATCACAATGTCGTATCTCATGAAAATAAAGAG aaaatgaaggaaatctgtAAAAGTTTGAAGGTGAGGACACCTCACTGCGCTCCCTCTGATGAATTGGAGATAAGACAATACATGTGGCTTCCAGATTCCTGCACAAGTCACCTTAGCACTTTGAAGTAA
- the l(1)10Bb gene encoding protein BUD31 homolog gives MPKVRRSKKAPPEGWELIEPTLEELEQKMREVENEPHENRRKVESLWPIFKIHHQKSRYIYDLFYRRRAISRELYDYCLQEKIADGNLIAKWRKQGYENLCCLRCIQTRDTNFGTACICRVPKAKLEEGRVVECVHCGCRGCSG, from the exons ATGCCAAAGGTCAGGCGAAGCAAGAAAGCGCCACCAGAAGGTTGGGAATTGATTGAGCCGACGCTCGAAGAATTGGAACAGAAAATGCGAGAAG TTGAAAATGAACCTCATGAAAACAGAAGGAAAGTGGAATCTCTGTggccaatttttaaaatacaccATCAAAAATCTCGATACATATATGACTTGTTCTACCGCAGGAGAGCTATTTCCAGAG AACTCTATGACTACTGTCTACAAGAGAAGATTGCAGACGGTAATTTAATAGCCAAATGGAGGAAGCAAGGATATGAGAATTTATGCTGCTTACGTTGCATACAGACCAGGGACACAAACTTTGGCACTGCCTGTATTTGCCGAGTTCCCAAAGCAAAGTTAGAAGAG GGTCGTGTTGTGGAATGTGTTCATTGTGGTTGTCGTGGATGCTCAGGATAA
- the Ddrgk1 gene encoding uncharacterized protein Ddrgk1 — MDLTLVLSLVSAAVVAVLLGIVLLRAGKKKEKQQVAPEARNAPRPVGPRGRRRLVQHRAQLEAVEGGGSEDEEEAQARPAVKIEVPEGAKIGAKKMAKLQAKQERRIQREAEERDREEKKKLAEAAEEERKKQKEAEEELEKQREEEERKMREERERREQEEYEAMKATFVIEQEGFDEGVDEKAEENLLQEFIAYIKNNKVVVLEDLAAHFKLKTQNVIDRIDDLQKAGTLTGVVDDRGKFIYISQEELEEVAKFIRRRGRVSIAELVENSNSFINLTPVSKETPIS; from the exons ATGGATCTAACCCTAGTCTTGTCGCTTGTATCTGCCGCCGTAGTTGCTGTGCTCCTCGGAATTGTACTCCTCAGAGCTG gtaagaagaaagaaaagcaaCAAGTGGCCCCAGAAGCTCGAAATGCACCAAGACCTGTCGGACCAAGAGGAAGGAGGAGGCTGGTCCAGCATCGTG CTCAACTTGAAGCAGTTGAAGGAGGCGGAAGCGAGGATGAAGAAGAGGCCCAAGCGCGGCCTGCCGTAAAAATTGAAGTCCCAGAAGGGGCCAAGATAGGAGCCAAAAAGATGGCCAAACTTCAGGCGAAACAGGAACGCCGCATTCAGAGAGAG GCTGAAGAAAGAGAtcgagaagagaagaaaaaactggcAGAAGCAGCagaggaagaaaggaaaaagcaGAAGGAAGCTGAGGAAGAGCTGGAGAAGCAAAGGGaagaggaggaaagaaaaatgcgTGAGGAAAGGGAAAGGAGAGAGCAGGAGGAATACGAAGCAATGAAAGCTACTTTCGTTATCGAGCAGGAAGGATTCGATGAAGGAGTTGATGAGAAAGCAGAGGAGAATTTGTTGCAAGAATTCATAGCTTATATTAAG AACAATAAAGTGGTGGTTTTAGAAGACTTGgctgcacattttaaattgaaaactcaAAATGTAATTGACAGAATTGATGATCTACAGAAAGCAGGAACTCTCACAG GTGTAGTAGATGACCGGGGAAAATTCATATATATTTCTCAAGAAGAGCTTGAAGAAGTTGCAAAGTTTATCAGAAGAAGAGGACGCGTCTCGATTGCAGAGCTGGTCGAGAACAGTAATTCTTTCATTAATTTGACTCCTGTTTCCAAGGAGACACCTATTTCCTAA
- the LOC109042928 gene encoding rhythmically expressed gene 2 protein, whose amino-acid sequence MNNLQQIRRKLKLITFDVTGTLLNFKIPVGKQYAEAGSKYNVHVDSDLLNDAFLKSWKHMNETHPNYGYSCNMTWESWWHQLVQRTFVTAAPSMEFDVESSKKISHYLTEVFRESECWELCDGAVDILEDLKMSGMPVGVISNSDPRLEEVLINMKIRDYFNFVIASYTVGVEKPHSEVFKLAMDLFSDKTLKHHEILHIGDSPTLDFQAALNAGWNACLVDPNRTFSILPYSPDRQLKHSSGIYRMTVKNLHELRSVLKGQTSSKK is encoded by the coding sequence ATGAACAACTTACAGCAAATTCGCCGCAAGCTGAAATTGATAACATTTGATGTAACAGGGACTCTTCTAAACTTCAAAATTCCTGTCGGGAAACAGTATGCTGAAGCAGGATCCAAATACAACGTCCATGTTGACTCCGACTTATTAAATGACGCATTCTTAAAATCTTGGAAGCATATGAATGAAACCCATCCTAATTATGGCTATTCCTGTAACATGACTTGGGAATCTTGGTGGCATCAACTGGTTCAGCGAACTTTTGTAACTGCTGCACCTTCCATGGAGTTTGATGTAGAAagttcgaagaaaatttctcaTTATCTGACCGAAGTGTTTAGAGAAAGTGAGTGTTGGGAACTTTGCGATGGGGCTGTAGACATACTGGAGGATTTAAAAATGAGCGGCATGCCTGTTGGAGTAATATCCAATTCGGATCCGAGATTGGAAGAGGTTCTCATCAATATGAAAATAcgcgattattttaattttgtcattGCTTCATATACTGTCGGAGTAGAAAAACCGCactctgaagttttcaaattggCTATGGATTTATTCAGTGACAAAACTTTGAAACATCATGAAATACTACACATCGGAGATTCACCGACATTAGACTTTCAAGCTGCATTGAATGCTGGATGGAACGCATGCCTGGTTGACCCCAACAGAACATTCTCAATACTACCTTATTCTCCTGATCGCCAATTGAAACATTCCAGCGGTATTTACCGAATGACCGTGAAAAATCTACATGAATTAAGGTCTGTTTTGAAAGGACAGACAAGCTCTAAAAAATAG